In the genome of Pseudomonadota bacterium, the window CAAACCCGGTGCCGGGTGGAATCAACACCAGCGCCCAGGTCGTGCAGATGAGAAAGTTCATGGCGGACGATTTCGGTGGCGCCAAATGGAATCTGCCCACGCCGCTCGATGTGATGGCCGGCAGTACGTTCACGATGAAAGTGTGGTCGCCGCGAGCGGTCATGGTGCTGCTCAAACTTGAGGGGCCGACGGAAGCGGAAATTAATTTGCCGCACAGTGGCTCCGGATGGGAGCTGTTGACCTACGACTTCAGCGCCTTCTCGGGCATGGTAGAAGGCATAACCGTGATCTTCGATCTGGGTGTTGTCGGCGATGCGGGTGGCGACCCCGATAACTGGACATTCTACTACGACGACATCACGCTTATTCCGCCCGATGACGGCGGTGGAATGGGCGGTGGATTGGCACAGATCGATCTGCCGATCACGTTTGATGACGCGTCCGTCGATTACACCGTGACGGATTTTGGCTCGCCGGTGGCAAACATGACCACGATCGTGGTGGATCCGGAAAATGCCAGCAATATGGTTGCGTCGACAACCAAGCCGATGGGCACGCCCGTCTGGTCAGGGACAACGATGAGCACGACCGATGGGCTAGCGAGTGCGATTCCGTTTACCGCGAACGACACGACAATCGGTATGCGTGTGTACTCGCCGGCGGCCGGATTGCCGGTCCGTCTCAAGGCGGAAAATGTGGTCAGTGGTGTGATTGGTGTTGAAACCGAAGTGTTGACCACAGTGGCCAATCAGTGGGAGACACTGGTCTTTGATTTTGCCAATCCGGTCGCGGGCACGCCGGCCCTGGATTTGAATACGAGTTACCGTTCGCTTTCCGTGTTCTTTAACTTCGGCACCTCGGGTGATGACGCCGGTTCGCTCACCTTCCTGTGGGACGATGTTGAGTTTGGTGTGCAGCCAGCAGGCGATACAACCGCGCCGACGCTAACTGCTCTGACGATCGCATCAAACAATACAGCAGCCGATCAGGCGCAGTCCGGCAACACAGTGACATTGAGTATTACCTCCGATGAGCCCATCGGCGCACCGACTGTCACCATTGGCGGTGGTGCGGCAGATAGCGTCACTGGCGCCGACGCAAGTTGGATGGCCAGTCGGGTGCTGCCGGCAGGCACGGCACAAGGGCCGGTGGCGTTTACCGTTGACTACGCCGACCTGGCGGGCAACGCCGGTGTAACGGCTACGCAGGTGACTGATGCCAGTGCGGTCAACTTCGACTCGGTGGCGCCCACGGTTGCGATTACCGGGTTAGACGCCGCGCTCAATTCGCTCGACCCCGTGACGCTCACCTTTACCTTTAGCGAAGACGTCACCGGCTTTGACGCGTCGGACATTGTGGCGATTAATGCCACCGTGGCGAATGTAGCGAGTGTCGATCCGGCAACCTACACCGCGGACATTACGCCTGTGGCGCAGGGCGCATTGACAGTCAATGTGGCGGCGGGTGCTACCCAAGATGCCGCCGGTAACGACAGTGCTGCCGCGACCGAGGCCGCGAGCACCATCGACACGGTGGCGCCGTCGGTCAGCATCACCGGTCTTGCAGCCGATTTTGCGACGCTCGACCCGATTGCGCTGACCATCCAGTTCAGCGAGGCGGTCAATGGCTTTGATGTGACCGATATCGCTGTGACGAACGGTGTGGCGTCGAACTTTGTGCTGGTGGATGCCGCTAACTACACGGTTGACGTGACGCCGGATGGTGGTGGCGATCTCACTGTCGCTGTTACCGCGGGTGCGGCACAGGATGCGGCGGGCAATGGTAATCTCTTCGCCGATGCCGGGTCGTTGATCGATGGTGTTGCACCAACGGTATCGATTGATGGGGCGCCGACGGAGTTTACGTCGCTGACCGCCATTAGCTTGACGGTTCAGTTTAGCGAGGCCGTGAGCGGCTTCACGGCGGTGGATGTTCAGGCCACCAACGGAGCGGTCAACACGCTCACCGCGGTTGATGCCGATACGTACACCTTGGACGTCACGCCCACCGGCGTTGGCGACCTCCTCATCGATGTCGCGGCAAACGTGGCGCAGGATGGCGTAGGCAACGGCAACACGGCGGCGACGACGGTGACGATCACCAACAATCTCGATACCGATGCGCCGCTGTTGACCGCGATCAGTATTGCGTCGAACAACGCGGACACCGCGCTTGCGACGGTGGGCGATGTGGTCTCGATCACGATGACCGCGAACGAGAACATTACCGCGCCGACCGTCACGATCAACGGCGTTGCCGCCGATTCGGTAACGGGCGCAGACGACACGTGGAGTGCTACCCGCGTGATGACGGGCGGCGATGCGGAAGGCGTGGTGGCCTTCACCATCGACTTTGCGGACATCGATGGCAATGATGGTCCACAGTCGACGGTGACCACCGACGGATCGAGCGTGACCTTTGATCTGGCGCCGCCCACGCTGACTACCGTGAGTATGGTCTCCGACAATGCCGACACCACGCTGGCAAAAGCCGGCGACACCGTGACGATATCGATCACCGCCAGTGAAGACATCGCCGAACCCACCGTGACGATAGCCGGTTCGGCGGCTAGCGTGACAGGAAGCGGCGACACCTGGTCGGCATCGCGTGCACTGTTGGTCACTGATGTCGAAGGCGCGGTCGCCTTCACGATTGATTTTGTCGACGCCAACGGCGTGGCGGGTACACAGGTGAGTGCGACAACCGACGCGTCGTCGGTCGAGTTCGATCGTACCGCACCGACTCTGGCTATTACGGGGCTGGGCGCCAACTTCACTTCACTCGACCCGATCACGGCGACCTTTACTTTCTCTGAAGAGGTCAGCGGATTTGCGCTGGCGGATATCGACGTGACAAACGGTACGGCCGGCTCTTTCGCCACGACGGACGCGGCCACCTATACCGCTAGCATTACACCTACCGGGGGTGATCTGGTCGTGAGCGTGTCCGCCGACGCGGCAGCGGATGCGGCTGGGAACGGCAGCGCTGGCGCCACGGAAACCGTGCTCAGTCAGATTACGGAGTGGTCATTGGTGTGGTCCGATGATTTTGAATCGGGCGCGTTAGAAGGGGCCAATTGGACCGCGCGTACCGATGCGGATTGTCCGGCACCGTGCTCCGGTCAGCAGTCTTACGCGACGGCTAATGTGTCCGTAGCGGGCGGCGTGCTGAGCATCGAAGCGCAGCAAAATGCCGGGCCGTCTTATGTGTCTGGGTTTGTCGATTCTCGCGGTAAGCAGGAGCTGACCTACGGCCGCGTTGAGATCGATGCGCGTATGCCGGGCACGCCTGGTTCGGCACCCGCGCTGATGTTGCTTCCAGCCAGCGATACCTACGGTGCTTGGCCCCTGTCAGGCGAAATCGACATCGCGACCGCGCCGGACCTCGGTGGTGGTAATGCCGATGTCGAGCAGTCGCTGCACTATGGTCTGCCGGTGCCAGAAAACACGACAACGACCGGCACGTATACCTCACCCACCGCACCCGATACGGCGTTTATCACCTATGCCATCGAATGGGAGAAAGGTGAAGTGCGCTGGTTTGTGGACGATGTTCATGTGCTGACCCAAACGTCGGGCAACTGGTACACCTATGCCGAAGATGCGGATGGGGTCTTCGAAGTCGGCGCGGGGGCGGCCCCGTTCGATCATGCCTTCTACGTTGCGATTGGCTTTGGTGTGAATGACAACGCCGGCGGCGGCACCTTCCCGCTAACGCTTCAAGTGGATGAAGTACGTGTGTACGAATGCGCCAACCCGACTGATCCAATGGCCGGCACCGGATGCAGTACGGGCGATCCGGGTGTCACACCCGTGGTAGCACCGAATGCCCCCGCGACCGCCATGCTGGAGGTGTACACGGATGCACCGGCGACGGTATCGCTCGATGGGGTCGATAACACCCTGGTCCCCGCTTCCTCAGGCGGCGTAACGGCCAGCGACACCAATGTCGATGATGGTGGCAACACGATTTGGCGCGTGAATG includes:
- a CDS encoding Ig-like domain-containing protein — translated: MYLNVIKPSFRLLTLLAASLVLVGCGQGSGPEPVAGTPQPPQTGVLVDAPVSGVAWSASGGASGVTTTAGEFQYLPLETITFSIGDIMLGSVAGAPFVTVVELTNSVSPTQQAAVNQLVFLQSIDEDGDLSNGIQVSATATANAGGVTLDFTADDFPMQVATVVETLMGAGAEVRSESEALNHFYNTYAEMGGTDTFGFLFPGYPPVGGGNDTFELVFADEFESGSVPDPTKWTLETGYGPNNDGWGNNEWQLYTTSPDNVRVEEGNLVIQARCDTPPCGSRDGTVTSGKINTLNKFNFRYGKVQARIKPPVGVGAWPAFWALGANHPVIGWPRSGEIDFMEMHNAISNNRTTHSTIHWCDETIQAPAQCTFPDGWRFDSQTREFATSLGDDFHIWEADWNEDRITMSIDGITYFTRNIQPSTMEEFLREFYMILNVAMGGTLGSNSQPPSGLETWPQTMLVDYVRVFQNVGDSSGGSQVIDFEEAPENYDFGPSGGFGGGAAAVIPNPVAEGINTSAQVGRMLKFNGELFAGSKLTLSSPIAVPSGSAFTMKVWSPREVDVLFKLEGESEAEREVTHTGSGWEELTFDFGSTSLTAEAITLIFDNGTAGDAEGDPDNWTFYFDDITFTPSSGGGSPGGDATFPIDFEEAPESYNFGIDGGFGGGAAAVIDNPVADANNNSAQVARMLKFSGEVFAGSLLELPTPLDVVSGSSFTMNVWSPREVMVLFKLEGEQEIELNVPHGGTGWETLTFDFGSFAGTAEGITFIFDLGVVGDATGDPDNWTFYFDDIVYLPGDDGGAGGGDTDDFGGDFEAPASTYDFGPDGGFGGGAAEVISNPVPGGINTSAQVVQMRKFMADDFGGAKWNLPTPLDVMAGSTFTMKVWSPRAVMVLLKLEGPTEAEINLPHSGSGWELLTYDFSAFSGMVEGITVIFDLGVVGDAGGDPDNWTFYYDDITLIPPDDGGGMGGGLAQIDLPITFDDASVDYTVTDFGSPVANMTTIVVDPENASNMVASTTKPMGTPVWSGTTMSTTDGLASAIPFTANDTTIGMRVYSPAAGLPVRLKAENVVSGVIGVETEVLTTVANQWETLVFDFANPVAGTPALDLNTSYRSLSVFFNFGTSGDDAGSLTFLWDDVEFGVQPAGDTTAPTLTALTIASNNTAADQAQSGNTVTLSITSDEPIGAPTVTIGGGAADSVTGADASWMASRVLPAGTAQGPVAFTVDYADLAGNAGVTATQVTDASAVNFDSVAPTVAITGLDAALNSLDPVTLTFTFSEDVTGFDASDIVAINATVANVASVDPATYTADITPVAQGALTVNVAAGATQDAAGNDSAAATEAASTIDTVAPSVSITGLAADFATLDPIALTIQFSEAVNGFDVTDIAVTNGVASNFVLVDAANYTVDVTPDGGGDLTVAVTAGAAQDAAGNGNLFADAGSLIDGVAPTVSIDGAPTEFTSLTAISLTVQFSEAVSGFTAVDVQATNGAVNTLTAVDADTYTLDVTPTGVGDLLIDVAANVAQDGVGNGNTAATTVTITNNLDTDAPLLTAISIASNNADTALATVGDVVSITMTANENITAPTVTINGVAADSVTGADDTWSATRVMTGGDAEGVVAFTIDFADIDGNDGPQSTVTTDGSSVTFDLAPPTLTTVSMVSDNADTTLAKAGDTVTISITASEDIAEPTVTIAGSAASVTGSGDTWSASRALLVTDVEGAVAFTIDFVDANGVAGTQVSATTDASSVEFDRTAPTLAITGLGANFTSLDPITATFTFSEEVSGFALADIDVTNGTAGSFATTDAATYTASITPTGGDLVVSVSADAAADAAGNGSAGATETVLSQITEWSLVWSDDFESGALEGANWTARTDADCPAPCSGQQSYATANVSVAGGVLSIEAQQNAGPSYVSGFVDSRGKQELTYGRVEIDARMPGTPGSAPALMLLPASDTYGAWPLSGEIDIATAPDLGGGNADVEQSLHYGLPVPENTTTTGTYTSPTAPDTAFITYAIEWEKGEVRWFVDDVHVLTQTSGNWYTYAEDADGVFEVGAGAAPFDHAFYVAIGFGVNDNAGGGTFPLTLQVDEVRVYECANPTDPMAGTGCSTGDPGVTPVVAPNAPATAMLEVYTDAPATVSLDGVDNTLVPASSGGVTASDTNVDDGGNTIWRVNVSGSGSVSMNSQDFSADPLVESGFNLSGADAAGELIFDMRVNSATVGTTLAARLDSGSGNGGSVAIPLPGDTNWNTYSAKIADMLGNQTGTGLNLEQVIALFGLDVASGTAEIDVDNIRVKVACRDAGTCDPAALPTDVFYAQDFEAMTPAQNAVPNDLSEDGWLVGANVFDPGGTFLFNYFSFPSPNGGAAFSAVVDGQGGAPQGLNSMSVYNDYNNTGAHDVGNRVEANVFQEFTITADDVGKTFYFSFDAKRGNINDATECAATTNPPCDSTAQAFLKVINPSAGFSETTSDTEDTTNLTTTWDRYTLVVDVTDASFIGQLLQFGFLNNASNYEPSGVFYDNLEVRTSQ